A window of Rufibacter sp. LB8 contains these coding sequences:
- a CDS encoding MBL fold metallo-hydrolase: MSLSLIPIPTGNFKLDGGAMFGVVPKSIWQRTNPADENNLCTWSMRCLLVQTGDRLILIDNGIGDKQDAKFFSHYYLHGEDSLEKSLHKAGFGYSDITDVFLTHLHFDHCGGSVKYGKDGSLETVFGNARYWSNQDHWQWATQPNPREKASFIKENILPIQESSQLNFVDSGASQFLPGFDLTFVDGHTDKMMIPRLKYKGHTVCFVADLLPSVGHLPLPYVMGYDTRPLLTLQEKEAFLKQAADDKWVLFFEHDATNECCTVKHTDKGVRVDQIFPFSEL; encoded by the coding sequence ATGTCGCTTTCGCTGATTCCCATTCCTACCGGTAATTTTAAGCTAGACGGCGGCGCCATGTTTGGAGTGGTGCCAAAGTCCATCTGGCAGCGCACCAACCCCGCAGATGAGAACAACCTCTGCACCTGGTCCATGCGGTGCCTGCTGGTGCAAACCGGTGATAGACTAATTTTAATTGACAACGGCATAGGCGACAAACAGGACGCTAAGTTTTTCAGCCACTATTACCTGCACGGCGAAGATTCGCTGGAGAAATCTTTGCACAAAGCGGGCTTCGGGTACTCTGACATCACTGATGTTTTTCTCACGCACCTGCATTTTGACCATTGCGGCGGCTCTGTAAAATACGGCAAAGACGGCTCTTTGGAAACCGTGTTCGGCAATGCCCGGTACTGGAGTAACCAAGACCACTGGCAATGGGCCACCCAACCCAACCCGCGGGAAAAAGCCAGCTTTATCAAAGAAAACATTCTGCCCATCCAGGAAAGTAGCCAACTTAATTTTGTAGATTCTGGGGCCAGCCAGTTCCTTCCTGGGTTTGACCTCACTTTTGTTGACGGGCACACAGACAAGATGATGATTCCCCGGCTGAAGTACAAAGGGCACACCGTTTGTTTTGTAGCCGATTTGCTGCCTTCCGTAGGGCATTTGCCCTTGCCGTATGTGATGGGTTATGACACCCGGCCTTTGCTCACGCTCCAGGAGAAAGAAGCCTTTTTAAAACAGGCCGCCGATGACAAGTGGGTTCTCTTTTTTGAGCATGACGCCACTAATGAGTGCTGCACCGTGAAGCACACAGACAAAGGCGTGCGGGTGGACCAGATCTTTCCTTTCTCAGAACTGTAG
- a CDS encoding patatin-like phospholipase family protein, with the protein MARIGLCLSGGAARGIAHLGVMKALQELGVKVDVISGVSSGAIAGAFVAAGYTPDQVLEIATDVSVTRFLKPAFNRGVLQNQALRSIFTEYLQEKTFADVSGKLIISALDLVEASTVYFTEGLLADALMASSAVPVLFKPVAQGSRMLVDGGLINNLPVECLQGECDQIIGVHVNPIHHQAEIGSIRNVTERVFHLALNANVRERMALCHLYLEPPLLKHYHIYALPKAKEIFEIGYEHTLSLSEEILNISQR; encoded by the coding sequence ATGGCACGCATTGGCCTTTGCCTTTCTGGTGGCGCAGCGCGCGGCATTGCCCACCTGGGCGTGATGAAGGCGCTGCAAGAATTGGGCGTTAAGGTAGATGTCATCTCGGGCGTGAGTTCCGGGGCTATTGCGGGAGCCTTTGTAGCGGCGGGGTACACCCCAGACCAGGTGCTGGAAATTGCCACAGACGTATCGGTCACGCGTTTTCTTAAACCTGCCTTTAACCGGGGCGTGCTGCAGAACCAAGCCCTCAGAAGCATTTTCACTGAATACCTGCAAGAAAAAACTTTTGCTGATGTATCTGGCAAACTGATTATCTCGGCCCTGGATTTGGTGGAGGCGTCCACCGTTTATTTCACTGAAGGGTTGTTGGCAGATGCTTTGATGGCTTCCTCGGCGGTGCCGGTCTTGTTTAAACCGGTGGCCCAGGGCAGCAGAATGCTGGTGGACGGCGGCCTCATCAACAACTTGCCGGTAGAGTGCCTGCAGGGCGAATGTGACCAGATCATAGGCGTGCATGTGAACCCCATACATCACCAGGCAGAAATTGGGAGCATCAGAAATGTCACGGAACGGGTCTTCCATTTAGCCCTCAACGCCAACGTGCGGGAACGAATGGCGCTTTGCCATCTGTATTTGGAACCCCCGTTGCTCAAACATTACCATATTTACGCTCTGCCCAAGGCCAAAGAAATATTTGAGATAGGCTATGAGCACACCCTGTCGCTGTCAGAGGAGATTTTAAATATCAGCCAACGCTAG
- a CDS encoding lysophospholipid acyltransferase family protein, whose amino-acid sequence MASLIFKVSGWKLNGGMPPNVKQAIMIAAPHTSNWDFVYARAAFYLMDVPVKLTIKKEAFFFPMGYLLKAMGAVPVDRKKNNNLVAAMVDIFKTHDEMVMLVTPEGTRKYQPRWKKGFYYTAVGANVPILLGYLDYAKKEAGVGPLIQPTGDFDADMKKILDFYRTVTPRFPSQGVR is encoded by the coding sequence TTGGCATCATTGATTTTTAAGGTTAGCGGCTGGAAACTCAACGGCGGCATGCCCCCCAATGTGAAGCAGGCCATCATGATTGCCGCCCCGCACACCAGCAACTGGGATTTTGTATACGCCCGCGCGGCGTTCTACCTCATGGATGTGCCCGTGAAACTGACCATTAAAAAAGAAGCTTTCTTTTTCCCGATGGGGTATTTGCTCAAAGCCATGGGCGCCGTGCCCGTGGACCGCAAAAAGAACAATAACTTAGTTGCCGCCATGGTAGACATTTTCAAGACCCATGACGAAATGGTGATGCTGGTAACGCCCGAGGGAACGCGCAAATACCAACCCCGCTGGAAAAAAGGGTTTTACTATACGGCCGTAGGCGCCAATGTTCCTATTCTGTTAGGCTACCTGGACTATGCCAAAAAAGAAGCCGGCGTCGGGCCCTTAATTCAACCTACCGGAGATTTTGACGCGGACATGAAAAAAATCCTGGACTTCTACCGCACCGTCACCCCAAGATTCCCAAGCCAGGGAGTGCGATAG
- the smc gene encoding chromosome segregation protein SMC translates to MELARLEIKGFKSFGDKVTINFDSGITGIVGPNGCGKSNIVDAIRWVLGEQKTRNLRSDKMESVIFNGTKNRKPQQLAEVSLTFNNNKGILPTEYSQVTITRRYYRSGESEYLLNNVTCRLKDINDLFLDTGIGSDSYAIIELKMVDDILTDKDNSRRNLFEEAAGISKFKVRKKQTLRKLEETDADLERVEDVLFEISKNLKSLERQAKTAERYIGLKDEYKKLSLEYARRNIGHHQEALERLENELQKETNRKGEYSEELAALEDAVQEQKTLVDRTQLQLQNTQKEVHEHTSQLRQLENEIKLKSERNLYLKERARTLHQQINQDTTNIGQTEASLGQLQNDLEHVQEELLVSEEQLNMTKKEMAHVNQQKQDLQREMQEKTMAQRQLQNEVFSLNKNIEITQVQIQTHRAELERMQQMEGSENQLAEQYQASLAETQEQLEEAQSQLVALQEAEQRLQEEMTQTETTLQEYRQQLIDINRQLDSKKNQYTLTKSLVDNLEGFPDAIKFLYKSKTWQKPAPLLSDIISCDQEYKAVIETYLEPYMNFFVVDTPSDAVEAIHLLNNQNKGRASFIILSEVEDLEMPATLSTPKYKAALEVVQAEEKYHSLLRYMLNEVYISSTSDTELYLSDGRTYILKDGSVIKKPLSLSGGSVGLFDGNRLGRKQNLEKLAEELEALKEEQELMKSKISTLQHVLQNQKESTQSEAIRVQERTINALQQELVSHKVRYEQFTLNLQNQASKKDELFEKLQELGESLADLLPDSESKNISLKSFENDIQGLSQLLEKQNEIISEVSGIFNQENIKFHQLKNRLQSIQQELAYKQKTVLNHQERLVQLQDELARAEDETVALEQFVEDQTELLEEGMVARKDMSKELDEIEKAYFQLRGEVDEKEKTIRELQRKKQNTDEVFQSMNQAITDTRIKLVAVIERLSAEFNMNPEDLAEAPTEKLDIPNEELSHQVSAIKQKLENVGPVNPMAAEAYQEIETRHQFILTQKNDLVDAKMQLLDTIAEIDTVAKEKYLIAFDQIKENFIRVFRSLFTEEDTCDLYIADPSNPLESKIEIMARPKGKRPLTINQLSGGEKTLTAISLLFAIYLLKPAPFCIFDEVDAPLDDANIDKFNNIVKEFSGESQFIVVTHNKRTMVSTDVIYGITMLEAGVSRVIPVDLRELAPEPESQSAISA, encoded by the coding sequence ATGGAATTAGCAAGATTAGAGATTAAAGGCTTTAAAAGCTTCGGCGATAAGGTCACCATCAATTTTGACAGCGGCATTACAGGCATTGTGGGCCCCAACGGCTGCGGCAAGTCTAACATTGTAGACGCCATCAGGTGGGTGTTGGGAGAGCAGAAAACCAGAAATTTGCGCTCAGACAAGATGGAGAGCGTGATTTTCAATGGTACCAAAAATCGGAAGCCACAACAGTTAGCCGAAGTCAGCCTCACGTTCAATAACAACAAAGGCATTCTGCCCACGGAGTACTCGCAGGTGACCATCACACGCCGCTATTACCGTTCTGGTGAAAGTGAATACCTGCTTAACAACGTCACCTGCCGCCTTAAAGACATCAATGACCTTTTTCTAGATACAGGTATCGGGTCAGATTCTTACGCCATCATTGAGCTCAAGATGGTGGATGATATTTTGACAGATAAGGACAATTCGCGCCGGAACCTGTTTGAGGAAGCCGCCGGTATCTCCAAGTTCAAGGTGCGTAAGAAGCAGACCCTGCGCAAGCTGGAGGAAACTGATGCAGACTTGGAGCGCGTGGAAGACGTGTTGTTTGAAATCAGCAAGAACCTCAAAAGTCTGGAGCGCCAGGCCAAAACCGCCGAACGCTACATCGGGCTGAAAGACGAATACAAGAAACTGAGCCTGGAATATGCCCGCCGCAACATTGGTCATCACCAGGAAGCGCTGGAACGGCTGGAGAACGAGCTTCAGAAAGAAACCAACCGCAAAGGCGAATATTCTGAGGAACTGGCCGCGCTGGAAGATGCCGTGCAGGAGCAGAAAACTTTGGTAGACCGCACCCAACTGCAACTCCAGAACACCCAAAAAGAAGTCCACGAACATACCAGCCAGTTACGCCAACTGGAGAACGAGATAAAACTTAAAAGCGAACGCAATCTGTATCTGAAAGAGCGCGCCCGCACCTTGCACCAGCAGATAAACCAAGATACTACCAACATCGGTCAGACCGAGGCCAGCTTAGGGCAATTGCAGAATGATCTGGAGCACGTGCAGGAAGAATTGCTGGTGTCTGAGGAGCAGCTGAACATGACCAAAAAGGAAATGGCCCATGTGAACCAGCAGAAACAAGACCTCCAGCGTGAAATGCAGGAGAAAACCATGGCCCAGCGCCAGCTGCAGAACGAGGTTTTCTCCCTGAACAAGAACATTGAGATAACACAGGTCCAAATCCAGACGCACCGCGCCGAACTGGAGCGCATGCAGCAGATGGAAGGCTCTGAAAACCAATTGGCCGAGCAATACCAAGCTTCGTTGGCCGAAACCCAGGAACAATTGGAAGAAGCGCAAAGCCAATTGGTGGCCTTGCAGGAAGCTGAGCAGCGGCTGCAGGAGGAAATGACCCAAACCGAGACCACCCTGCAAGAATACCGCCAGCAATTAATTGACATCAACCGCCAGCTGGACTCTAAGAAAAACCAATACACGCTCACCAAATCATTGGTTGACAACCTGGAAGGCTTTCCCGATGCCATCAAATTTCTGTACAAGTCCAAGACCTGGCAGAAGCCGGCCCCGCTCCTCTCAGACATCATTTCCTGCGACCAGGAATATAAAGCGGTGATTGAAACCTACCTGGAGCCATACATGAACTTCTTCGTGGTAGACACGCCTTCAGACGCCGTGGAAGCCATTCACCTGCTCAACAACCAGAACAAGGGCCGCGCCAGCTTCATCATTCTCTCTGAGGTGGAAGACCTGGAGATGCCCGCCACCTTGAGCACGCCCAAGTACAAAGCCGCGCTGGAAGTGGTGCAGGCCGAGGAAAAATACCACTCGCTGCTGCGGTACATGCTCAACGAGGTCTACATCAGCAGCACTTCTGACACCGAACTTTACCTGAGCGACGGTCGCACGTACATTTTGAAAGACGGCTCGGTGATTAAGAAGCCCTTGAGTTTGTCGGGTGGCTCGGTGGGATTGTTTGACGGGAATCGGCTGGGCCGGAAGCAGAATCTGGAGAAACTGGCCGAGGAACTGGAGGCGCTCAAGGAAGAGCAGGAACTGATGAAAAGCAAAATCAGCACCCTGCAGCACGTCCTGCAAAACCAGAAGGAATCTACCCAGTCAGAGGCCATCAGAGTGCAGGAACGCACCATCAATGCGCTGCAGCAGGAACTGGTGAGCCATAAAGTGCGCTACGAACAGTTCACGCTCAACCTGCAGAACCAAGCCAGTAAGAAAGACGAGCTGTTCGAGAAACTTCAGGAACTAGGCGAAAGCCTGGCCGACCTTCTCCCCGATTCTGAGAGCAAGAACATCAGCCTGAAAAGCTTTGAGAACGATATTCAGGGCTTATCACAACTGCTTGAGAAACAAAACGAAATCATCTCTGAGGTCAGCGGAATCTTTAACCAGGAGAACATCAAGTTCCACCAGCTAAAGAACCGCCTGCAGAGCATTCAGCAGGAACTTGCCTACAAACAAAAAACCGTTTTGAACCACCAGGAACGACTGGTGCAACTGCAAGATGAACTAGCTCGCGCCGAGGACGAAACCGTGGCCCTGGAGCAGTTTGTGGAAGACCAAACCGAATTGCTGGAAGAAGGCATGGTCGCCCGCAAAGACATGTCTAAGGAGTTGGACGAGATTGAGAAAGCCTATTTCCAGCTGCGCGGTGAGGTGGACGAGAAAGAGAAAACAATCCGGGAACTGCAACGCAAGAAACAGAATACAGACGAGGTGTTCCAGAGCATGAACCAGGCCATCACCGACACCCGCATCAAACTGGTGGCCGTTATTGAGCGCCTTTCCGCGGAATTCAACATGAACCCTGAAGACCTAGCAGAAGCCCCTACCGAAAAATTGGACATCCCCAACGAGGAACTAAGCCACCAAGTTAGCGCCATCAAGCAGAAGTTGGAGAACGTTGGTCCCGTGAATCCCATGGCCGCTGAGGCATACCAGGAAATTGAGACCCGTCACCAGTTCATCCTGACTCAGAAGAATGATCTGGTTGACGCCAAAATGCAGCTGCTAGACACCATTGCAGAGATTGACACGGTGGCCAAGGAGAAGTATCTGATTGCTTTTGACCAAATCAAGGAGAACTTCATACGCGTGTTCCGGTCTCTGTTCACTGAGGAAGACACCTGTGATTTATATATCGCAGACCCCAGCAACCCATTGGAGTCTAAGATTGAAATCATGGCCCGCCCCAAAGGCAAGCGCCCATTGACCATTAACCAGCTGTCAGGCGGCGAGAAAACTTTGACGGCCATCTCGCTTCTGTTTGCCATCTATCTCTTGAAACCGGCCCCGTTCTGTATTTTTGACGAGGTAGACGCACCTTTGGACGATGCCAACATAGACAAGTTCAACAACATTGTGAAGGAGTTCTCTGGTGAATCCCAGTTTATTGTGGTGACGCACAACAAGCGCACCATGGTCTCTACCGATGTGATTTACGGCATCACCATGCTGGAAGCCGGAGTGTCAAGAGTGATTCCAGTAGATTTGCGGGAATTGGCGCCGGAACCGGAATCTCAATCAGCCATTTCGGCGTAG
- a CDS encoding DUF4159 domain-containing protein, with translation MQKRIYIFSLLLLLSVTAAWAQRPSFAIARLKYGGGGDWYANKTSLPNLITFCNRELKANIKSQEEPVEPGSPEIFDYPFVHMTGHGNVIFTEAEAQNLRKYLSSGGFLHIDDNYGLDKFARREMKKVFPELDFIELPFNHPVYHQKYDFPKGLPKIHEHDNKPAQGFGIIYKGRLVCFYSYESDLGNGWEDVNVHNTPAEKHQAALRMGANLISYALTSF, from the coding sequence ATGCAAAAACGCATTTATATATTCTCACTCCTTTTGCTTCTCAGTGTAACTGCCGCTTGGGCGCAACGGCCCAGCTTTGCTATTGCGCGGCTCAAATACGGCGGCGGCGGTGATTGGTACGCCAACAAAACCTCGTTGCCCAACCTTATTACCTTCTGCAACCGCGAGCTCAAAGCCAACATCAAATCCCAGGAAGAACCCGTGGAACCCGGCAGCCCTGAGATTTTTGACTACCCCTTCGTGCACATGACCGGCCACGGCAACGTTATTTTCACTGAGGCAGAAGCCCAGAACCTGCGCAAATACCTGAGCAGCGGCGGCTTCCTGCACATAGATGACAACTACGGTCTGGATAAATTCGCGCGGCGCGAAATGAAAAAGGTGTTCCCAGAGCTGGATTTTATTGAACTGCCCTTCAACCACCCGGTCTATCACCAGAAATATGATTTCCCCAAAGGCCTTCCCAAAATCCACGAACACGACAACAAGCCCGCCCAAGGCTTCGGGATTATCTACAAAGGCCGGTTGGTGTGTTTTTATTCGTATGAAAGTGACTTGGGTAATGGCTGGGAAGATGTCAACGTGCACAACACTCCCGCTGAGAAGCACCAAGCTGCCCTTCGCATGGGCGCGAATTTAATCTCTTATGCGTTGACGAGTTTTTAG
- a CDS encoding 16S rRNA (uracil(1498)-N(3))-methyltransferase, protein MHLFYTPDLSPDAADYTLSEEESKHCSRVLRLGVGDKVTLIDGWGGLFSSEITEATGKKTKLRILEKQIEFGKRSYRIHIAVAPTKNMDRIEWLVEKAVEMGIDEITFLQCARSERKALNLDRIEKIAVSAMKQSLKAYMPKLNELTRYTDFLKSTKAENKFIAHLVEGQERHSLAKSISGEAEYLILIGPEGDFSPEEVDQALKAGFKAVTLGSSRLRTETAALAACHTIHVLLDV, encoded by the coding sequence ATGCACCTGTTCTACACGCCTGACCTTTCCCCTGACGCTGCTGATTACACTCTCTCTGAGGAAGAATCCAAGCATTGCTCGCGCGTGCTGCGTTTGGGCGTGGGCGATAAAGTGACGCTGATTGATGGTTGGGGCGGTTTGTTCAGTTCAGAAATCACAGAGGCCACCGGCAAGAAAACGAAGCTCCGGATTTTAGAAAAGCAGATTGAATTTGGCAAGCGCTCCTATAGAATCCATATAGCCGTGGCCCCTACCAAAAATATGGACCGCATAGAATGGTTGGTGGAGAAGGCCGTAGAAATGGGCATTGACGAAATCACCTTCCTGCAATGCGCCCGCTCAGAACGCAAGGCTCTGAACTTGGACCGGATTGAGAAAATAGCCGTCAGCGCCATGAAGCAAAGCTTGAAAGCCTACATGCCAAAGCTAAATGAATTAACGCGTTATACAGATTTCTTAAAGTCCACTAAGGCCGAAAACAAATTCATTGCGCATTTGGTTGAAGGCCAGGAAAGACATTCACTTGCCAAAAGCATTTCCGGCGAAGCGGAGTATTTAATCTTGATTGGCCCCGAAGGCGATTTTTCCCCGGAGGAAGTGGATCAAGCCTTAAAAGCAGGCTTTAAAGCGGTGACATTGGGAAGCAGTAGACTTCGTACAGAGACGGCAGCCTTGGCTGCCTGTCATACCATTCATGTGCTTCTGGACGTTTAA
- the pckA gene encoding phosphoenolpyruvate carboxykinase (ATP), producing the protein MKEFGNNQTPMDLKSLGINQAKEIAWNLTPAQLVEEALKNNEGYLTDTGALMCDTGKFTGRSPKDRFVVKDENTENSVWWGDVNIAFAPEKFDALYQKMVAFLADRKLYVRDAFAGAHPEYRLNLRIVNTQAWQNLFCYNMFLRPTAEELQTISPDFTIVCAPEFQADPAVDGTRQPNFAIINFTKKMILIGGTGYAGEMKKGIFSVLNYLLPHERNTLSMHCSANVGKNGDTAIFFGLSGTGKTTLSADPNRGLIGDDEHGWTEDSVFNFEGGCYAKVIDLSREKEPQIWDAIKFGAIVENTRFVEGTRTVDYANNSVTENTRTAYPIHHIDNAIEPSRADIPKNIFFLTADAFGVLPPISRLNKSQAMYHFISGYTAKVAGTEVGVTEPQTTFSACFGAAFLPLHPTKYAEMLGNKMTENNVNVWLVNTGWTGGAYGTGSRMKLSYTRAMITAALNGELENVTFKKHPIFGVEMPTECPNVPAEILDPRNTWQDKETYDQKANELAKSFVKNFGKYADYANEEILAGAPAVAVEA; encoded by the coding sequence ATGAAAGAATTTGGCAATAATCAAACCCCAATGGACTTAAAAAGCTTAGGAATCAATCAGGCGAAGGAGATAGCATGGAACCTTACTCCGGCTCAGCTAGTGGAGGAAGCCCTTAAAAACAACGAAGGATACCTCACTGACACCGGCGCCCTGATGTGTGACACCGGCAAGTTCACCGGACGTTCGCCAAAAGACCGCTTTGTTGTGAAGGACGAAAACACCGAGAACTCGGTTTGGTGGGGAGATGTGAACATTGCCTTTGCGCCAGAGAAATTTGACGCCCTTTACCAAAAGATGGTGGCCTTTTTGGCTGACCGCAAACTGTACGTGCGTGATGCTTTTGCCGGCGCTCACCCAGAATACCGTTTAAACCTGCGCATTGTAAATACCCAGGCCTGGCAGAACCTCTTCTGTTACAACATGTTCCTGCGCCCTACCGCAGAAGAACTTCAAACCATTTCCCCGGACTTTACCATTGTATGCGCCCCTGAATTTCAGGCTGACCCAGCGGTTGACGGTACGCGCCAGCCAAACTTCGCCATCATCAACTTCACCAAGAAAATGATTTTGATTGGTGGCACTGGTTACGCGGGTGAAATGAAGAAAGGTATTTTCTCTGTCTTGAATTATCTGTTGCCACACGAAAGAAATACGCTTTCCATGCACTGCTCGGCCAACGTGGGCAAAAACGGCGACACGGCTATCTTCTTCGGATTGTCTGGGACGGGTAAAACCACCTTGTCAGCCGACCCTAACCGCGGTCTGATTGGCGACGACGAGCACGGCTGGACCGAAGACAGCGTTTTCAACTTTGAAGGCGGCTGCTACGCCAAAGTAATTGACCTGAGCCGCGAGAAAGAACCGCAGATCTGGGATGCCATTAAGTTCGGGGCCATTGTAGAGAATACCCGTTTTGTGGAAGGCACCCGCACGGTAGATTACGCCAACAATTCGGTGACCGAAAATACGCGTACGGCCTACCCTATCCATCACATTGACAACGCCATTGAGCCGTCACGGGCTGATATTCCGAAGAACATTTTCTTCCTGACCGCTGATGCCTTTGGCGTGTTGCCTCCCATCTCTCGGTTAAATAAATCACAGGCCATGTACCACTTCATTTCGGGTTATACTGCCAAGGTAGCGGGCACTGAAGTAGGTGTAACTGAGCCCCAGACCACGTTTTCCGCTTGCTTCGGCGCGGCGTTCCTGCCGTTGCACCCTACCAAGTACGCCGAGATGCTGGGGAATAAAATGACTGAGAACAACGTGAACGTCTGGTTGGTGAACACCGGCTGGACCGGCGGTGCCTACGGAACTGGTTCGCGTATGAAATTGAGTTACACTCGTGCCATGATTACCGCAGCGTTAAACGGTGAACTGGAAAACGTGACGTTCAAAAAGCACCCCATCTTTGGCGTGGAAATGCCTACCGAGTGCCCTAATGTGCCCGCTGAAATTCTGGACCCGCGCAACACCTGGCAAGACAAAGAGACCTATGACCAGAAAGCCAACGAACTGGCCAAATCTTTTGTGAAAAACTTCGGGAAATACGCTGACTATGCCAACGAAGAAATTTTAGCGGGTGCCCCAGCGGTGGCTGTTGAAGCATAA
- a CDS encoding peptide MFS transporter — translation MSEKDHPLSDHVSKHNIPYGENTLTVEKGHPPGLFVLFFTEMWERFSYYGMRALFVLFLTSSLAKGGWGWERDEALHLYGIYTALVYLTPIIGGLIADKFLGYRNAIILGALLMTLGHASMAFETEILFYAGLGLLIIGNGLFKPNISSMVGQLYTKNPEKKDAAYTIFYMGINSGAFLGILLCGYIGEKVGWSYGFGLAGIFMFFGMMQFLFSKNLFGDNGLKPKKATEAETAKARSEEAPANVVRDRIIVISVLAFFTIFFWMAFEQAGGSMTIFANDYTNRLLEGNSANIFKWVNSILVVVPMLILTGVLWNLFTKTFKTIPFSNFFLGISFLIIWGIIIWMLQREFAADATEVPASWFQILNSFFIISLAPVFSKLWETKYNPSAPVKFALGLFLLGIGFGILAYGGMSIEKGAQTASVGMVWLILAYLFHTLGELCVSPVGLSYVSKLSPARLVGLMFGIWFVANFFANYLGGLTGSFIDRISAEYSISGFFLIFTFVPILAGLIMLALNGTLKKKMHGIE, via the coding sequence ATGTCTGAAAAAGATCATCCGCTTTCTGACCACGTGAGCAAGCACAATATCCCGTACGGGGAAAATACGCTTACGGTAGAGAAAGGTCATCCGCCGGGGTTATTCGTTCTTTTCTTCACGGAGATGTGGGAGCGGTTCAGTTATTACGGTATGCGTGCGCTTTTCGTGTTATTCCTGACTTCCTCGCTGGCCAAAGGCGGCTGGGGCTGGGAACGTGATGAAGCACTGCACTTATACGGTATTTATACCGCGTTGGTCTATTTAACGCCCATTATCGGGGGTTTAATTGCAGATAAATTTTTAGGCTACCGCAACGCCATCATTTTAGGCGCTTTGTTGATGACCCTGGGCCACGCCAGTATGGCCTTTGAAACCGAGATTCTCTTTTACGCCGGTCTTGGACTCCTTATAATAGGGAACGGTTTGTTCAAACCGAATATCTCTTCCATGGTGGGCCAGCTCTATACCAAGAACCCAGAGAAGAAAGACGCTGCGTACACCATTTTCTACATGGGTATCAACTCCGGCGCGTTCCTGGGAATTCTGTTGTGTGGGTACATTGGCGAAAAAGTGGGCTGGAGCTACGGCTTCGGGTTAGCCGGTATTTTCATGTTCTTTGGTATGATGCAGTTCCTGTTCTCCAAAAATCTGTTTGGGGACAATGGTCTTAAGCCGAAGAAAGCCACGGAGGCCGAGACGGCCAAAGCCCGTTCAGAGGAAGCGCCCGCAAACGTGGTGCGTGACAGAATCATTGTGATTTCAGTGCTAGCCTTCTTTACCATCTTCTTCTGGATGGCGTTTGAGCAGGCCGGTGGTTCCATGACCATCTTTGCGAATGACTACACCAACCGTTTGCTGGAAGGCAACAGCGCCAATATCTTTAAATGGGTGAATTCTATTTTGGTGGTGGTGCCCATGCTTATCTTGACAGGCGTTCTCTGGAATCTGTTTACCAAAACCTTTAAAACCATTCCGTTCTCCAACTTTTTCCTGGGCATCAGTTTCTTGATTATCTGGGGAATTATAATCTGGATGTTGCAGCGTGAGTTTGCCGCAGATGCCACTGAGGTGCCGGCTTCGTGGTTCCAGATTTTGAACTCCTTCTTCATTATTTCCCTGGCCCCGGTTTTCTCCAAACTCTGGGAAACCAAATACAACCCATCTGCACCGGTGAAATTTGCCTTGGGCTTATTCTTGCTGGGCATTGGCTTTGGTATTTTGGCCTACGGCGGTATGTCTATTGAGAAAGGTGCCCAGACGGCCTCTGTGGGAATGGTGTGGCTAATCTTGGCCTACCTGTTCCATACCTTAGGTGAACTGTGCGTGTCGCCGGTAGGTCTTTCTTATGTAAGTAAGTTGTCGCCGGCCAGATTGGTGGGCTTGATGTTTGGTATCTGGTTTGTGGCCAACTTCTTCGCCAACTATCTGGGTGGTCTGACTGGTTCTTTCATTGACAGAATTTCCGCGGAATACTCCATCTCTGGCTTCTTCCTGATTTTCACCTTCGTTCCAATCTTGGCAGGCTTGATCATGCTGGCCTTGAACGGTACCCTCAAGAAGAAAATGCACGGCATAGAGTAG